A genomic segment from Clostridium pasteurianum BC1 encodes:
- the sufU gene encoding Fe-S cluster assembly sulfur transfer protein SufU, translated as MDLSSVYSEIIMEHNTSNHNKRHVEGADVVEQGHNPSCGDEIELELKIKDNIIEDAGFTGVGCAISQASTSIMIDLIKGKTLEEAKHLVETFLGMIKREITDEKQLEILEDALALKNISNMPARVKCAVLAWHTLDQSLKKDKN; from the coding sequence ATGGATCTTAGTAGTGTATATTCTGAAATAATAATGGAGCATAATACCTCAAATCACAATAAGAGGCATGTTGAAGGTGCAGATGTAGTGGAACAGGGGCATAATCCCAGCTGTGGAGATGAAATTGAACTTGAATTAAAAATAAAAGACAATATAATAGAAGATGCAGGCTTTACTGGTGTAGGTTGTGCCATATCACAGGCTTCTACATCTATAATGATAGATTTAATAAAGGGAAAGACTTTAGAGGAGGCAAAACATCTGGTAGAAACTTTTCTAGGTATGATAAAAAGAGAGATAACCGATGAAAAGCAGCTGGAGATACTAGAAGATGCCCTGGCACTTAAAAATATATCTAATATGCCAGCTAGGGTTAAATGTGCAGTTTTAGCTTGGCATACCTTGGATCAGTCACTAAAAAAAGATAAAAATTGA
- a CDS encoding cysteine desulfurase, which translates to MSNKYIVDFPTINQTVNEHRLAYLDSAATTQKPLSVIKAVDEYYSKFNANPHRGAYYLSIKATEIYENTREIIKNFIGAEKAKEIVFTKNATEGFNLLAYSYGMNFINAGDEIVISIAEHHSNLVPWQQVAKAKGAVLKYLYLDEEGIISKEEVESKITEKTKIVSITQVSNVLGTINPVKDIIKKAHSVGAIAIVDGSQSVPHMKVNVRDLDADFIVFSGHKMLSPMGIGVVYGKEELLEKMPPFIFGGDMIEYVWEQEATFAEVPYKFEGGTQNVGGAVGITAAIKYLENVGMDTVNDIEKDLVGYALERLSEIPYVTVYGTKNVDKKAGVISFNVQDVHPHDVASILDASGVAIRAGHHCAHPLMRYLGVNATCRASFYLYNIREDVDALVEGLKNTRKWLGYGS; encoded by the coding sequence ATGAGTAATAAATATATTGTGGATTTTCCAACTATAAATCAGACAGTTAATGAACATAGATTAGCTTATTTAGATAGTGCAGCTACTACTCAAAAGCCTTTATCCGTAATAAAGGCGGTAGATGAGTATTATAGTAAATTTAATGCTAATCCTCATAGAGGAGCTTATTATCTCAGCATAAAGGCAACAGAGATATATGAAAATACTAGGGAAATTATAAAAAATTTCATAGGAGCAGAAAAGGCCAAAGAAATAGTATTTACTAAAAATGCCACAGAAGGTTTTAATTTATTAGCTTATTCCTATGGGATGAATTTTATAAATGCCGGAGATGAGATAGTTATATCTATAGCAGAGCATCACTCCAATTTAGTTCCCTGGCAGCAGGTGGCAAAAGCTAAGGGTGCAGTATTGAAATATTTGTATTTGGATGAAGAAGGTATAATTTCAAAAGAGGAAGTTGAAAGTAAAATAACTGAAAAGACAAAGATTGTGTCCATTACTCAGGTATCTAATGTACTTGGAACCATCAATCCTGTAAAAGATATTATTAAAAAGGCTCATTCTGTAGGAGCAATTGCTATAGTAGACGGATCACAAAGTGTACCCCACATGAAAGTAAACGTGAGGGATTTAGATGCAGATTTTATAGTATTTTCTGGACATAAAATGTTATCTCCTATGGGAATAGGAGTAGTGTATGGAAAAGAAGAACTGTTAGAAAAAATGCCGCCCTTCATATTTGGAGGAGATATGATAGAATATGTATGGGAACAGGAAGCTACTTTTGCAGAAGTTCCTTATAAATTTGAAGGTGGTACACAGAATGTAGGAGGAGCTGTTGGAATAACTGCTGCTATAAAGTATCTTGAAAATGTAGGTATGGATACGGTGAATGACATAGAGAAAGACTTGGTAGGCTATGCATTGGAAAGATTAAGTGAAATACCTTATGTTACCGTATATGGGACAAAGAATGTTGATAAAAAAGCAGGAGTAATTTCTTTTAATGTACAGGATGTACATCCCCATGATGTGGCATCTATATTAGATGCTTCTGGTGTTGCAATTAGAGCAGGTCATCACTGTGCTCATCCCTTAATGAGATATCTAGGAGTAAATGCTACCTGCAGGGCAAGTTTCTATCTGTACAATATAAGGGAAGATGTGGATGCCTTAGTTGAAGGATTAAAAAATACAAGGAAGTGGTTAGGTTATGGATCTTAG
- the sufD gene encoding Fe-S cluster assembly protein SufD translates to MSNKTLKNINKIPVRTWSWLGVNDLSIDRELPEIKPYDKTIIEDTYEEGLRVIPINKDSNTLRILDTLDYEGISKEATEQVKNNYNTGVFIQVSPEKKVINPIFIDYSMDKENPVVIDDNIIIAEENSEITVVVKYDSDNSENYFHNGLTRIYGKAGSTINLIKIQTISDTAVHLDTNTAQLEERAKINYVVVELGAAHSVTNYKTDLKGYKSSENLYSIYLGDKERNIDINYLINHYGKETNSSIETRGALLDKSSKIFRGTLDFKKGASKSKGQEEEYAVLLSPNVRNRSVPILLCTEEDVEGQHAASAGKIDENKLFYLMTRGISEKEAKKLIIEAAFNPILNKIPLEDIKNEISESIRRKLIDE, encoded by the coding sequence ATGAGTAATAAAACATTAAAAAATATAAATAAAATTCCTGTAAGAACATGGAGCTGGCTGGGAGTAAATGATTTATCAATAGATAGGGAACTGCCAGAAATAAAACCATATGATAAAACCATAATTGAGGATACATACGAAGAAGGTTTAAGGGTTATTCCTATTAATAAAGACAGTAATACTTTAAGAATATTGGATACTTTAGATTATGAAGGTATAAGTAAAGAGGCAACGGAGCAAGTTAAAAATAATTATAATACTGGTGTATTTATACAGGTTTCACCAGAAAAAAAAGTTATAAATCCAATATTTATAGATTATTCCATGGACAAGGAAAATCCTGTGGTTATAGATGATAATATAATAATTGCTGAAGAAAATAGCGAAATAACAGTAGTGGTTAAATATGATTCAGATAATAGTGAAAATTATTTTCATAACGGACTTACAAGAATATATGGTAAAGCAGGCTCTACTATAAATCTTATAAAAATACAAACTATATCTGACACAGCTGTTCATCTTGATACAAATACAGCACAATTAGAAGAAAGAGCGAAAATAAATTACGTAGTAGTTGAACTTGGAGCAGCTCATAGTGTAACTAATTATAAAACGGATTTAAAGGGATATAAGAGTTCTGAAAATTTATATTCCATTTATTTAGGAGATAAAGAAAGAAATATTGATATAAATTATTTAATAAATCATTATGGTAAGGAAACTAATAGCTCAATTGAAACCAGAGGTGCTCTTCTTGATAAAAGCAGTAAGATATTTAGAGGTACTCTGGATTTTAAAAAAGGGGCATCTAAATCTAAAGGACAGGAAGAGGAGTATGCAGTACTTTTAAGTCCTAATGTAAGAAACAGGTCAGTACCTATACTTTTGTGCACAGAAGAAGATGTTGAAGGGCAACACGCTGCCAGTGCTGGGAAAATAGATGAAAATAAGCTTTTTTATCTTATGACTAGGGGAATCAGCGAAAAAGAAGCAAAGAAGCTTATAATAGAAGCTGCTTTTAATCCAATTTTAAATAAAATTCCATTGGAAGATATTAAAAATGAAATTTCAGAAAGTATTAGGAGGAAGCTTATAGATGAGTAA
- the sufB gene encoding Fe-S cluster assembly protein SufB — MEKKKTFIEELDRGFYDIKNKDVYSYKAKKGLTKEIIMNISKEKNDPEWMTEFRLKSLEIYNNMDMPTWGPSLDELDMDNIVTYVKPNTEMKGNWKDVPEEIKDTFEKLGIPKAERESLAGVGAQYDSEVVYHSIKEELVKQGIVYTDMETALREYEDIVKGYFMKLVPANDHKFVALHGAVWSGGSFVYVPEGVDVEIPLQSYFRLNSPGAGQFEHTLIIVEKGAKLHFIEGCSAPKYNVTNLHAGCVELYVKEGATLRYSTIENWSRNMLNLNTKRAVVEKNGTIEWVSGSFGSKISMLYPMSILKGEGAKAEFTGITFAGKGQHLDTGAKMVHAAPYTSSTINTKSISKSGGTAIYRGAVKVSPNAHHTKASVSCESLMLDDISRSDTLPVIDILNDEVDIGHEAKIGRISDEAIFYLMSRGISEEEAKAMIVRGFAEPIAKELPLEYAVEMNNLIKLELEGSIG, encoded by the coding sequence ATGGAGAAGAAAAAGACTTTTATTGAAGAGTTAGACCGAGGTTTTTATGATATAAAAAATAAAGATGTATATAGTTATAAAGCTAAAAAGGGATTGACTAAAGAAATAATAATGAATATTTCTAAAGAGAAAAATGATCCTGAATGGATGACAGAGTTCAGACTTAAATCATTAGAAATATATAATAATATGGATATGCCAACTTGGGGACCATCTCTAGATGAATTGGATATGGATAATATAGTTACCTATGTTAAACCTAATACTGAAATGAAAGGCAATTGGAAGGATGTGCCTGAGGAAATAAAGGATACCTTTGAAAAATTAGGCATACCAAAGGCTGAGAGGGAGTCCCTTGCTGGAGTAGGAGCACAGTATGACTCTGAAGTGGTATACCATAGTATAAAGGAAGAATTAGTTAAACAGGGTATTGTATATACGGATATGGAAACAGCATTAAGAGAATATGAGGATATAGTTAAAGGGTATTTTATGAAATTAGTTCCAGCTAATGATCATAAGTTTGTAGCACTTCATGGTGCAGTATGGTCTGGAGGTTCTTTTGTATACGTACCAGAGGGGGTAGATGTAGAAATACCACTTCAATCTTATTTTAGACTTAATTCCCCAGGTGCAGGACAATTTGAGCATACATTAATAATAGTAGAAAAAGGTGCTAAGCTTCATTTTATTGAAGGCTGTTCAGCTCCGAAATACAATGTAACAAATTTGCATGCAGGATGTGTAGAACTTTATGTTAAAGAAGGGGCAACTTTAAGGTATTCAACTATAGAAAACTGGTCAAGAAATATGCTTAATCTTAACACTAAGAGAGCAGTCGTTGAGAAAAATGGTACTATAGAATGGGTATCCGGTTCCTTTGGCTCAAAGATATCTATGCTCTATCCTATGAGTATATTAAAGGGAGAAGGAGCTAAGGCTGAGTTTACGGGAATAACCTTTGCAGGAAAAGGACAGCATTTAGACACTGGTGCTAAGATGGTTCATGCAGCCCCATATACTTCTTCAACTATAAATACAAAATCTATATCCAAGAGTGGTGGTACTGCTATATATAGAGGTGCAGTAAAGGTATCTCCAAATGCACATCATACTAAGGCATCTGTATCCTGTGAATCTTTGATGTTAGATGATATTTCTCGTTCGGATACACTCCCAGTAATTGATATATTAAATGATGAGGTAGATATTGGGCATGAAGCAAAGATTGGAAGAATAAGTGACGAGGCTATTTTTTATCTTATGTCAAGAGGTATAAGTGAAGAAGAAGCTAAGGCAATGATTGTAAGAGGTTTTGCAGAGCCTATTGCTAAAGAATTGCCCTTGGAATATGCTGTGGAAATGAACAATCTCATAAAGCTTGAATTAGAAGGAAGCATTGGTTAG
- the sufC gene encoding Fe-S cluster assembly ATPase SufC produces the protein MGDKLLDIKDIHVEADGNEILKGLNLTVNKGEVHVIMGPNGAGKSTLVNVIMGHPKYKVTSGDIIFENERINELKTDERAKKGIFLSFQTPEEVPGITVEGLLRSSRTAITGKPIKLMAFRKELEEKLETLQFDESYASRYLNVGFSGGEKKKNEIIQMMMINPKLAILDETDSGLDVDAVKIVSKGVNKFKNDDNAILIITHNSKILEDLKPDFVHIVLKGKVVKTGDASLIDEINNKGFGEFKEVALGI, from the coding sequence ATGGGAGATAAACTTTTAGATATAAAAGATATTCATGTTGAAGCAGATGGAAATGAAATATTAAAAGGTCTTAATTTAACCGTCAATAAAGGTGAGGTTCATGTAATAATGGGTCCTAATGGAGCGGGAAAATCAACTTTGGTAAATGTAATAATGGGGCATCCTAAATATAAAGTTACAAGTGGAGACATAATATTTGAAAATGAAAGAATTAATGAGTTAAAAACGGATGAGAGGGCAAAAAAAGGTATATTTTTGTCATTTCAGACACCAGAAGAAGTTCCAGGAATAACAGTAGAAGGACTTTTAAGAAGTTCCAGAACTGCTATTACAGGAAAACCTATTAAGCTTATGGCTTTCAGAAAAGAGCTTGAGGAAAAATTAGAAACTTTACAATTTGATGAAAGCTATGCTTCAAGATATTTAAATGTTGGTTTTTCTGGTGGCGAGAAGAAAAAAAATGAAATAATTCAAATGATGATGATAAATCCTAAATTAGCTATACTTGATGAAACTGATTCAGGTCTTGATGTAGATGCGGTGAAAATAGTTTCAAAAGGTGTAAATAAATTTAAGAATGATGATAATGCTATACTGATAATAACTCATAACAGCAAGATATTAGAAGATTTAAAACCTGATTTCGTTCACATAGTTTTAAAGGGTAAGGTTGTTAAAACTGGAGATGCTTCCTTAATAGATGAAATAAATAATAAGGGATTTGGAGAATTTAAAGAAGTAGCTCTAGGCATCTGA
- a CDS encoding 2-hydroxyacid dehydrogenase: protein MIKPKVYIAKHFPKEVIQYIEKYCQCEKWEGEGEISREVLLDKIKDTNGVILTSIKIDKEFLDNAPNLKVVSNVSVGYDNFDLEAMKSRDVIGTNTPSVLDNSVADLVFGLMLSSARRIVECDKYVRQGKWKSQYDENYYGIDVYGKTLGIIGMGRIGEAIAKRARFGFDMKVLYHNRSRKVEAEENLGVEHSDLETLLKESDFVVLMTPFTKETYRLISINEFKLMKETAIFINASRGQTVDEKALIEALKSGGIRAAGLDVYEKEPVDANNELLTLNNVVVLPHLGSATWETRNNMAMVSAENMVKVLLGETAPNIVKELKE, encoded by the coding sequence ATGATAAAGCCTAAAGTATATATTGCAAAACATTTTCCAAAGGAAGTAATTCAATACATTGAAAAGTATTGTCAGTGTGAAAAATGGGAAGGGGAAGGAGAAATTTCTAGAGAAGTTCTTCTAGATAAAATTAAGGATACGAATGGAGTAATATTGACCTCAATAAAAATTGATAAAGAGTTTTTAGATAATGCGCCTAATTTAAAAGTAGTTAGCAATGTGTCTGTTGGGTATGATAATTTTGACTTAGAGGCTATGAAATCAAGAGATGTAATTGGAACAAATACTCCTAGTGTGCTGGATAACAGTGTGGCAGATTTAGTATTTGGATTAATGCTATCCTCAGCTCGTAGAATTGTGGAATGTGATAAATATGTAAGGCAGGGAAAATGGAAGTCTCAATATGATGAGAATTATTATGGAATTGATGTATATGGTAAAACATTGGGAATAATAGGCATGGGAAGAATTGGTGAAGCAATAGCTAAGAGAGCTAGATTTGGTTTTGATATGAAGGTACTTTATCACAATAGAAGTAGAAAAGTAGAAGCTGAGGAAAATTTGGGTGTAGAGCATTCAGATTTAGAAACTCTTTTAAAAGAATCTGATTTTGTAGTTTTAATGACACCATTTACAAAAGAGACCTATAGACTTATTAGTATCAATGAATTTAAATTGATGAAAGAAACAGCAATATTCATTAATGCATCCAGGGGACAGACCGTAGATGAAAAAGCATTGATTGAGGCTTTAAAAAGTGGAGGAATACGGGCAGCAGGCTTAGATGTCTATGAAAAGGAACCTGTTGATGCTAATAATGAGTTACTTACCTTAAACAATGTAGTTGTTCTTCCTCACTTGGGTTCAGCTACCTGGGAGACACGCAATAATATGGCTATGGTAAGCGCTGAAAATATGGTAAAAGTATTATTGGGAGAGACTGCTCCTAATATAGTTAAAGAACTTAAAGAATAA
- a CDS encoding glycoside hydrolase family 68 protein produces MIKSKIMKFVLSTSFTTALLVGIGGGSVALAKENNSKDFKPKYDNISHITRYDMSKIPGQQNNEKFKVPQFDASTIKNIPSAKGYDKNGNLIDLDVWDSWPLQNADGTVANYHGYNIVFALAGDPKVGSDTFIHLFYQKIGDTSINSWKHAGRVFKDSDKFVPNDPFLKDQAEEWSGSATLTKDGKVRLFYTDRQAWNPEKDFYGKQTLTTAQVNLSQPDNSTLKVDGVEDYKSIFDGGDGKIYQNVLQGIEAPNYSDNHTLRDPHYVEDNGHKYLVFEANTGTETGYQGADALSNWAYYGGTRQFFEAEKTKLLQSPKKGLAELANGALGIIELNDDYSLKKVMKPLITSNTITDEIERANVFKMNGKWYLFTDSRGAKMTIDGIGDKDVYMLGYTSDSLTGSYKPLNGSGLVLNMNLDPSDVTFTYSHFAVPQEKGNNVVITSYITNRGFFSDQHSSFAPSFSLNIKGDKTSVVPNSNLEQGQLTIDKQKNHSKR; encoded by the coding sequence ATGATTAAGTCAAAAATTATGAAATTTGTTTTAAGTACTTCTTTTACTACAGCATTACTTGTAGGAATAGGCGGTGGATCTGTTGCTCTTGCTAAAGAAAACAATAGCAAAGATTTTAAACCAAAGTATGATAATATTTCTCATATTACACGTTATGACATGTCCAAAATACCTGGACAACAAAACAATGAAAAATTTAAGGTGCCTCAATTCGACGCATCTACAATAAAAAACATACCTTCAGCAAAAGGTTATGATAAGAATGGTAATTTAATAGATTTAGATGTATGGGATAGCTGGCCGCTTCAAAATGCGGATGGAACAGTGGCAAATTATCATGGATACAATATCGTTTTTGCTTTAGCAGGAGACCCTAAAGTTGGAAGTGATACGTTTATTCACTTATTCTATCAAAAAATAGGCGACACATCCATTAATAGCTGGAAACATGCGGGTAGAGTATTTAAAGATAGCGATAAATTTGTTCCAAATGATCCTTTTCTAAAAGATCAAGCAGAAGAGTGGTCAGGTTCTGCCACTTTAACTAAAGATGGAAAAGTTAGATTGTTTTATACAGATAGACAAGCCTGGAATCCAGAGAAAGATTTCTATGGTAAACAAACTTTAACAACAGCTCAGGTTAATTTATCTCAGCCAGATAATAGCACATTGAAAGTTGATGGAGTGGAAGATTATAAATCTATATTTGATGGTGGAGATGGAAAGATTTATCAAAACGTTTTACAAGGTATTGAAGCACCAAATTACTCTGATAATCATACATTAAGAGATCCTCACTACGTTGAAGATAATGGACATAAATACCTTGTTTTTGAAGCGAACACTGGAACAGAAACTGGTTACCAAGGAGCGGATGCTTTATCCAATTGGGCCTATTATGGTGGAACTAGACAATTCTTTGAAGCTGAAAAAACTAAATTGTTACAAAGTCCTAAAAAAGGTTTGGCAGAATTAGCTAATGGTGCACTAGGTATCATTGAATTAAATGATGATTATAGTTTGAAAAAAGTAATGAAACCACTAATTACATCTAACACAATAACAGATGAAATTGAACGTGCAAATGTATTTAAAATGAATGGTAAATGGTACTTGTTTACAGACTCAAGAGGAGCTAAAATGACTATTGATGGAATAGGCGATAAAGATGTATACATGTTAGGTTACACTTCAGATTCTTTAACTGGATCATATAAACCTTTAAATGGAAGTGGCCTTGTATTAAACATGAATCTTGATCCATCTGATGTTACATTTACTTACTCACATTTTGCCGTACCACAGGAAAAAGGCAATAATGTAGTAATTACAAGTTATATAACAAACAGAGGTTTCTTCTCTGATCAGCATTCAAGTTTTGCTCCAAGCTTCTCACTTAATATTAAAGGAGACAAGACATCTGTTGTGCCAAACAGCAACCTTGAGCAAGGACAACTAACGATTGATAAACAAAAAAATCATTCAAAAAGGTAA
- a CDS encoding glycoside hydrolase family 68 protein, whose protein sequence is MIKSKIMKFVLSASFTTALLTGIGGGSVALASTLDYNNTYGISHITHSDMIKIPGQQNNAQFKVPQFDASTIKNISSAKDYDKYGNLIDLDVWDSWPLQNADGTVANYHGYNIVFALAGDPKNGNDTHIYLFYQKIGDTSIDSWKNAGRVFKDSDKFASNDAILKYQTQEWSGSATLTKDGKVRLFYTDYSGSPEDGGSGAGKQTLTTTQINMSQPDSNTLKVDGVSDYKSIFDGDGKLYQNVQQFIDEGKWSSGDNHTLRDPHYVEDNGHKYLVFEANTGTDDGYQGDNSLFNKAFYGGSENFFQTEKDKLLIGPKKQTASLANGALGIIELNNDYTLKKVMKPLITSNTVTDEIERANVFKMNGKWYLFTDSRGSKMTIDGIGNKDVYMLGFTSDSLTGGYKPLNGSGLVLNMNLDPADLTFTYSHFAVPQPESNTVVITSYMTNRSFYTDHHATFAPSFLLNIKGSKTSVVPNSILPQGQLTTNK, encoded by the coding sequence ATGATTAAGTCAAAAATTATGAAATTTGTTCTAAGTGCTTCTTTTACTACAGCATTACTTACAGGAATAGGCGGTGGATCTGTTGCTCTTGCCAGCACTCTTGATTACAACAACACCTATGGAATTTCCCATATAACTCATTCTGATATGATCAAAATACCTGGACAACAAAATAACGCACAATTTAAGGTGCCTCAATTCGATGCATCAACTATAAAAAATATCTCATCAGCAAAAGATTACGATAAGTATGGTAATTTAATAGATTTAGATGTATGGGATAGCTGGCCATTACAAAATGCTGATGGAACAGTAGCAAATTATCATGGATACAATATTGTTTTTGCTTTAGCAGGAGATCCTAAGAACGGTAATGACACTCACATTTACTTATTTTATCAAAAAATAGGCGACACATCTATCGACAGTTGGAAAAATGCTGGTAGAGTATTTAAAGATAGCGATAAATTTGCTTCAAATGATGCTATTCTTAAGTATCAAACTCAGGAGTGGTCAGGTTCTGCCACTTTAACTAAAGATGGCAAAGTACGTTTGTTTTACACAGATTACTCCGGCTCTCCAGAAGATGGAGGATCAGGTGCTGGTAAACAAACATTAACAACGACTCAAATCAATATGTCTCAGCCAGATTCTAATACCCTTAAGGTTGATGGTGTATCAGATTATAAATCTATTTTTGACGGAGACGGTAAACTCTATCAAAATGTTCAGCAATTCATAGATGAAGGTAAGTGGAGTTCAGGTGATAACCATACTTTAAGAGATCCTCACTACGTTGAAGATAACGGTCATAAATATCTTGTTTTCGAAGCTAATACAGGAACAGATGATGGATACCAAGGTGATAACTCCTTATTTAATAAAGCATTCTATGGCGGAAGTGAAAATTTCTTCCAGACAGAAAAAGATAAACTATTGATTGGACCTAAAAAACAAACTGCATCATTAGCAAATGGAGCACTAGGTATTATTGAATTAAATAATGATTATACTTTGAAAAAAGTGATGAAACCATTAATTACATCTAATACAGTAACAGATGAAATCGAACGTGCTAATGTATTTAAAATGAATGGTAAATGGTATTTATTCACAGATTCAAGAGGATCTAAAATGACTATTGATGGAATAGGCAATAAAGATGTATACATGTTAGGTTTCACATCAGATTCTTTAACTGGAGGGTACAAGCCATTAAACGGTAGTGGACTAGTATTAAACATGAATCTTGATCCTGCTGATCTTACATTTACTTACTCTCACTTTGCTGTACCTCAACCTGAAAGTAACACCGTGGTAATAACAAGCTACATGACAAATAGAAGCTTCTATACAGATCACCACGCTACCTTTGCTCCAAGCTTTTTACTTAACATCAAAGGGTCAAAAACATCAGTTGTACCAAACAGCATCCTTCCACAAGGACAACTTACAACTAATAAATAA
- a CDS encoding glycoside hydrolase family 68 protein, with amino-acid sequence MIKSKIMKIILSTSFTTALLVGAGGGSVALASNIDYNNTYDISHITRYNMSKISEQQNNAQFKVPQFDASTLKNIPSAKGYDEFGNLINLDVWDSWPLQNADGTVANYHGYNLVFALAGDPKRGWDTHIYLFYQKIGDTSIDSWKSAGRVFKDSDKFVPNDPFLKNQAEEWSGSATLTSDGKVRLFYTDRDSWAPDSGHYGKQTLTTAQINLSEANANTLKVDGVEDLKSIFDGGDGTIYQNVQQFIDEGADLSGDNHTLRDPHYIEDNGHKYLVFEANTGTDDGYQGDESLFNKAFYGGSETFFQTEKDKLLIGPKKQLASLANGALGIIELNNDYTLKKVMKPLITSNTVTDEIERANVFKMNGKWYLFTDSRGAKMTIDGIGDKDVYMLGYVSNSLTGSYKPLNGSGLVLSMNLDPADPTFTYSHFAVPQEKGNNVVITSYITNRGLYSDHHSSFAPSFLLNIKGDKTSVVPNSILPQGQLTIDKEKNTFNK; translated from the coding sequence ATGATCAAATCAAAAATTATGAAAATTATTTTAAGCACTTCTTTTACCACAGCTTTACTTGTAGGCGCAGGTGGTGGATCTGTGGCTCTTGCTAGCAATATTGATTATAACAACACCTATGATATTTCTCATATTACACGTTACAATATGTCAAAAATATCTGAACAGCAAAACAATGCACAATTTAAAGTTCCTCAATTCGATGCATCCACATTAAAAAATATTCCTTCAGCAAAAGGTTATGATGAGTTTGGCAACCTAATTAATTTAGATGTTTGGGATAGCTGGCCGCTGCAAAACGCTGATGGAACAGTAGCAAATTATCATGGATACAATCTGGTTTTTGCTTTAGCAGGAGACCCTAAAAGAGGATGGGATACACATATTTACTTATTCTATCAAAAAATAGGCGACACATCCATTGATAGCTGGAAAAGTGCTGGTAGAGTATTTAAAGATAGTGATAAATTCGTTCCAAATGATCCTTTCCTAAAAAATCAGGCAGAAGAGTGGTCAGGCTCTGCAACCTTAACATCTGATGGAAAAGTTCGCTTATTTTATACAGATCGAGATAGCTGGGCACCAGATTCCGGACATTATGGTAAACAAACCTTAACAACGGCTCAAATCAATTTATCTGAGGCCAATGCCAATACGTTGAAAGTTGATGGCGTAGAAGATCTAAAATCAATCTTTGATGGCGGAGACGGTACAATTTATCAGAACGTTCAACAATTTATCGATGAGGGTGCTGATCTTTCTGGTGATAACCACACGTTAAGAGATCCTCACTACATTGAAGATAATGGTCATAAATATCTTGTTTTTGAAGCTAATACAGGAACAGATGATGGATACCAAGGTGATGAATCCTTATTTAATAAAGCATTCTATGGTGGAAGTGAAACTTTCTTCCAGACAGAAAAAGACAAACTATTAATTGGACCTAAAAAACAACTTGCATCATTAGCAAATGGAGCACTAGGTATTATTGAATTGAATAATGATTATACACTTAAAAAAGTGATGAAACCATTAATTACTTCCAATACAGTAACAGATGAAATCGAACGTGCTAATGTATTTAAAATGAATGGCAAATGGTATTTATTTACAGATTCAAGAGGTGCTAAAATGACTATTGATGGAATAGGCGATAAGGATGTATACATGTTAGGCTACGTTTCAAATTCCTTAACCGGATCATATAAACCGTTAAATGGCAGCGGACTTGTATTAAGTATGAATCTTGACCCTGCTGACCCTACATTTACTTATTCTCACTTTGCTGTACCACAGGAAAAAGGAAATAATGTAGTAATTACAAGTTATATAACAAACAGAGGTTTATATTCTGACCATCATTCAAGTTTTGCTCCAAGCTTCTTACTTAACATTAAAGGAGACAAAACATCTGTTGTGCCAAACAGTATCCTTCCACAAGGACAATTGACCATTGATAAAGAAAAAAACACGTTCAATAAATAA